In one Streptomyces sp. T12 genomic region, the following are encoded:
- the dapB gene encoding 4-hydroxy-tetrahydrodipicolinate reductase yields the protein MSKLRVAVLGAKGRIGSEAVRAVEAAEDMELVAALSRGDKLETLAETGAQVAVELTTPDSVMANLDYCVNRGIHAVVGTTGWTDERLAQLNGWLAASPETGVLIAPNFSIGAVLTMKFAQIAAPYFESVEVVELHHPKKVDAPSGTATRTAQLIAEARRAAGTAPAPDATETALDGARGASVDGVPVHAVRLRGLLAHQEVLLGGEGETLTIRHDSLHHSSFMPGILLGARRVVTTPGLTFGLEHFLDLG from the coding sequence ATGAGCAAGCTGCGCGTGGCGGTCCTCGGTGCCAAGGGCCGTATCGGCTCCGAGGCCGTACGGGCGGTCGAGGCCGCCGAGGACATGGAGCTGGTCGCCGCCCTGAGCCGGGGCGACAAGCTGGAGACCCTGGCGGAGACGGGCGCCCAGGTCGCGGTCGAACTGACCACGCCGGACTCGGTGATGGCCAATCTCGACTATTGCGTGAACCGCGGCATCCACGCGGTCGTCGGCACGACGGGCTGGACCGACGAGCGCCTCGCGCAGCTGAACGGCTGGCTGGCCGCCTCCCCGGAGACGGGCGTGCTCATCGCGCCGAACTTCTCCATCGGGGCGGTCCTGACGATGAAGTTCGCCCAGATCGCGGCGCCCTACTTCGAGTCGGTCGAGGTGGTCGAGCTGCACCACCCGAAGAAGGTCGACGCCCCTTCCGGCACCGCCACGCGCACCGCCCAGCTCATCGCCGAGGCCCGCCGCGCCGCCGGCACGGCCCCGGCGCCGGATGCCACGGAGACCGCCCTCGACGGCGCGCGCGGTGCCAGCGTCGACGGCGTCCCGGTCCACGCCGTCCGCCTGCGCGGCCTGCTGGCCCACCAGGAGGTCCTGCTCGGCGGCGAGGGCGAGACCCTGACCATCCGCCACGACTCCCTCCACCACAGCAGCTTCATGCCGGGCATCCTGCTCGGCGCGCGCCGCGTGGTGACCACTCCGGGCCTGACCTTCGGCCTGGAGCACTTCCTGGACCTCGGCTGA